The Chamaesiphon minutus PCC 6605 DNA window CTTATGGCAATCTCATTGAAGTGACGATCGCTTGTAATAGCCGAGCTGGAATGACGTTGGTGAAAGAAATCATGCCAGACGCGGTTTCGATCGGCTCGCAGCTTTCTAGCATCGAATGTTATGAAGTGGTGCAGAAATTGAGATCGTTTTCCCCCACAACACAAATGCCGATCGTCTTCTTTTCTGGACTCCCAGATCTGAGTCGAATCATCGATATCACTGAACTCAAACAACCCTCTGATCGGCAACAAAAACGATCGCGTCAGCAAGAGCGGCTTGCCAAGATCCTGAAATGGTCGAGCAGTGCTTGTGCGATCGCTGGGGGCGTTTTGCTGGCATCAAATATCCCGATCAGTGGATTTGGGTTTATCGGTTTGGCTACGAGTTCGTTTCAGATGTTATTGGCTAGCTGCTTGCTGGCAGATAAAACAATGGTTGTTTATTCTGGTGCGCTGTTTATATTTGTAGATTGTTTGGGAGTATTTCGATGGCTAATCATGTAGAGATGTTTTCCCCGTCGGCTGCCATGACGTTGGGATCGGCAGTAGCAGCATTGGGCGGATTTGAGCAATCGGACGTGCCCTGGCAAATCTGGCTCATCGAAAACCCCGATAGCCCGATCGCACTGCCTGGAAAAATCAGTCTGTATAATCACGATTGCCTTCATGTACTGCTGGATCGTGGTTTATCCAATGCCGAGGAAGCTTTTGTGGTTGGCTTTTCGATGGGCACCGATCGGCAGACTCATTGGTATCATGTCATCATTTTTAAGCTGATTTCGCTGTACTTCTATCCTCCCAAGTATCGGTTTACTTGGGAACAGATCGAATCCTTTGAATTGGGATACAAATTTGGCAAGTTGAGTGCGATTAAGAATCTCAACTCCATCAACTTTCGCCTCCATACACACAAAACTGTCGATCGCCTCAGACAGCTTTTGGGCATAGATTTGGATAATTTAACACTGGGAAAGGAGTAAGTCAACGCCAGTTCGGGTTAAGAATATTTGCTCCGCTTCAGCACCGCCGCCGATTGAAATCGGGGCTAACGTTACAAAGTCCGCCTGCGCGGACTCTTCTCTCAGTCCGCGCAGGCGGACTTTGCATCACAAGCCGAGACTTCCAGTCTCCAGGCATCTCTTATCCCGAATTGAGGGTAAGTCACTCAAAAGTTGGTCATTCTCAGTCTCGAACTTAGTTAGTAGTGGAGTTAAATCAATAAATGAGATCCAAACAAGCGCACAGTCGAGAACTAGGATGCAATTACTGAATATCGATCGGCGAATTCAACGCTGGATTTACTTTGCGGCTTTAATTTTCGGCGCGAGTCTGCTCGTACTTTTCTTGCAGCACAGATCTTCGTTCCAGCCGTCTGTGACAATACCCAAACAGATCGAAATAGCTCTGACTGGCGAACCGATCCAAGCGATTCCGCAAGAAATCGCAATTAATCTACCTAAAGTAACGTTGGGTGAGAAATTATTTCAAGACGTGCGCTTGTCTACAAATAATCAGAAATCTTGCCTCAGTTGTCACAGTTTTAGCTTGGGTGGGGCTGATGGTCGTTCCCATTCGATCGGCATCAATGGCATCCCGACTGAAGTTAATACCCCAACGGTGTTTAATGCGCGGTTCAACTTTCGACTCAATTGGAACGGAAAATATACCAATCTTAGCGATCATCTCGATGCGCTGATGAGCAATCCGAAGGTGATGGGCGTTCAATGGCCAGCCGCGATTCGATCGTTGGAGCAGGTGCCAGAATACAGGCAGCTATTCGATCGGGTTTATCCAGATGGACTGACTCCCACCAATATTAAAGATGCGCTCGTCGCTTATGAATTGTCGCTCAATACGCCAAATGCGCGGTTCGATCGCTTTTTGCTCGGCGATAAACAGGCATTGACAGCCGCCGAAATAGAGGGATATCGGTTGTTTAAAGCCAATGGTTGCATCAGTTGTCATCAAGGGGTGAATGTCGGGGGCAATATGTTTCAACCCTTTGGGATTATGAGTGACTATTTTGCCGCTCGGGGTCGGATGACTCCAGCCGATTTAGGTCGTTTCAATGTTACCAAAAATGAGGCCGATCGCCATCTATTTCGGGTGCCGAGTCTACGGAATGTCGCGCTGACTGCGCCTTACTTTCATGATGGTTCAGCCAAAACTTTGGAGGAGGCGATCGCCACGATGACCAAATATCAACTCGGTCGCACTTTGCCTACAGAGCAGATTGCTTCGATCGCCAAGTTTTTACGTACCCTCACTGGTGAGTATCGAGGCAAACCCTTATGAGATCGGTTTTTTACCACAAAATCTTAGCACCGCTGGAATCTACTTCCCGCGCCAACCGCGATCGCTATTCGCAACTGTTTTTAGCACGGGGCGGTTATCTATTGCCCCTGGTGTTGGTGGTATTAGTCCTGCTCTGGGTGAAGTCATTAGCGATCGATGTCGATCGTCATAATCAATATCTTGCCCACTTGCGCCAAATCCAAACCTTAGATGCGCGGATCGATCGCAATGTCTTGCAGGTACGGGATGGACTCTTAACTTATTACGACCCAATTGTCAACGATTTAGCCCAGATTAACCGATTACAGACCGATCTCCAGCGTGCGCCCAGTTTTGTGGATGCAGATAGTCGCCAAGAACTCGATCGGTTGTTGCAAACACAGCGCGATCTTTGGCAGCAGAAAGAAGAGTCGATCTTCAAGTTTCAATCGCAAAATGCGGTTTTAATTAACTCGTTGACCTATTTCCCGATCGCGATCGCTGATATCACTAAAAGTACCACAGCCCCCGCCCTGAAGGAACGGTTGAATACCCTGCTGCGAGATATTTTGTTATTTAATCTCTCTACTGAGAAAACCTTAATTCCGCAAATCCAACGAGAAATTGCCCAGATCTCGACAACTGAAGGGACGACGATTAAAACGGTGTTGAGTCATGCCCAGATTATTCTCAACAAACGCGATCGAATCAATGATTCAGTCAAGCTGATGATGGAATTGCCCACCGCCGCCAGCAGTGAAAAGCTGGCGATCGCCTACAATCAACGCTATCAAGCCGCGATCGACACAACTAACAACTATCGACTCTGGTTTTATCTGCTATCGATCGTGCTGCTGGGGGGAATTGCGACTTGGATCTTGCTCAAAATTAGAGCCTATGCCGCAGCCACCGCACAAGCTGAGGAAAAATATCGCAGTATCTTTGAAAATTCCGTCACGGGGATCTGTCAGACGACTCCTGACGGTCGATTTCTCAGTGCCAATCCCGGACTGGCACAGATCTATGGCTATGAATCCGTCGCCGCTTTAATGGCACACGTAACAGATATCGATCGACAGATTTTTGTATTCCCAGAGCGACGGGCAGAGTTGCTGCGATTGCTGCAAACCCAAGGAGCGGTAGCGGATTTTGAGGCGCAAGTTTACCGCCAGGATGGCACGACGATCTGGACTGTCGAAAATATCAGGTGCGTGCGCGATGCCAGGGGGAATCTCCGCTACTACGAAGGCACCGTCACCGACATTAACGCCCGCAAACAAGCCGAAGCAGCACTCCAAGAAGCTAAACTCGCAGCGGAAGTTACCAACCTTGCCAAGAGCCAGTTCTTGGCGAATATGAGCCACGAATTACGCACGCCGTTGAATGCGATCATCGGCTATAGCGAGATGTCGATCGAAGAAATTACCGATCTGGGCATCCCCAGTTTGGTGCCAGACATCCAAAAGATCCACGGTGCGGGGCAGCATCTGCTGGGGCTGATTAATAATATTCTCGATCTGTCTAAAGTCGAAGCAGGAAAGGTCGAACTCTTCCTCGAAACCTTCGAGATCGCGCCATTGCTAACCGAGATCGCGGCGACAATGCGCCCCCTAGTGATGAAAAACCACAATACCTTAGTCATCAACTGTCCGCCCGATCTTGGCTCCATGCACGCGGACATCACTAAGCTGCGGCAGAGCCTGTTCAACCTGTTGGGTAATGCGAGCAAGTTTACCGAACATGGCACGATTACATTAGGCGCAAAGCGAGAAGCAACGGGTTGGCTCGCTTTTTCGGTCGCCGATACCGGAATTGGGATGAATCCAGATCAACAGGCAAAGCTATTTCAGTCCTTTACTCAAGCCGATGCCTCCACCACCCGCAAGTATGGTGGCACGGGCTTGGGATTGGTCATCACGCAGCAATTCTGTCAAATTATGGGGGGCGAGATCCAGGTGGCTAGCACCGCAGGCACGGGGACAACCTTTACGATTCGCTTGCCAGATCCAGTCGAGCCACTCTCGCCCGAACCAGCTAGTCAAAATGGACATCAACAGCCAAATATTATTACCACTCTAAGTACCTCAGTCGCTGGTGCCAGCACCATTCTGACGATCGATGATGACGCTAATGCCCGGGATCTGATGCAACGCTTTTTGATTCGATCGGGATATAACGCGATCGCCGCAGCCAGCGGCGCGGAAGGACTCCGCCTTGCCAAAGAACATTTACCCGCAGCCATTCTGCTAGATGTGAAAATGCCCGATCTAGATGGGTGGGGAGTCTTGAGTCGGCTCAAGTCCGATCCCGATCTCGCCGATATTCCCGTGATGATGGTCACAATTGAGGGCGATCGCGCCTTGAGCAGTGCCTTGGGAGCGGTTGACTATCTGGTCAAACCCGTGGATTACGATCGGTTGATGACGCTGTTGGAGCCATATCAGACCAACTCAGCCCCCACATCCGTGATGGTAGTAGAAGATAACTCCGAAAATCGGGAGATGATCTGCCGCCAACTAACCAAAGCCGGATGGCGAGTCTTGGCAGCCCAACACGGGATCGAGGCACTAGCACTGATGCAGACAGAAGAACCTGGAGTTATTTTGCTAGATCTGATGATGCCAGAAATGGATGGATTTGAGTTTCTGCGTCAACTTCGCCAACATCCGCAATGGCGATCGCTCCCCGTCATCGTCCTCACCGCCAAAGACTTGACTACCGAGGAACGTCAGTGGTTAGACAGTCAAACTCAACGCATTTACCAAAAAGGTGCCGGAAACAAACAAATCCTCGACGAAATCCGCACGTTAATCGCTTCGCATTCTTCCCAGCGGTGTTGAATACGAGCATGAGATATTCGCTCCGTTCCAGTTCCGCCAACGATTGAAATCGTGGCTAGTGATGCAAAGTCCGCCTACGCGGACTAAGAAATCCAGGTATTGCTGAATTTAATGTATGAAACCTCTGGTAGGGGCAATTCATGAATTGCCCCTACCAGAGGTTCTAGAGATAGAAACGATCGCTTATCGTACTTGTATTCAGCAACGCCGAAATCCAGTCCGCGTAGGCGGACTTCGCATCATGAGCAGAGACTTTAGTCTCTAGGCTCTAGGCTCTAGGCTCTTCTTAGACGATCGAGATCGGGGATAAATTCATTGCCAAACTCTAAAATAATGTTCTAAAAATGCTCCAAACTCGCCAAGTGCAGCACACACTAATGGCTTACCTCCGCCACGAACTCTGTACCCCGATCGATGCCACGATCGGTTACAGTGCCATGCTGCTCGAAGAGCTACAAACACAGCCAGACTCAATCTTCGTTGCCGATCTCCAAAAGATTCATGCCTGTAGTCAACAACTATTGACACTCGTAACGACAATTCTCGATCCAGTGCAACTGGAAATGAGCCAGATTGACGGCGAACTGAGTCGGTTTGGTGCCGAGCTAAGGATGGAACTACTCACGCCCCTAAGCACGATTATCGGCTACTGCGAGATGCTGTTAGAGGAAGCTCCAGCCGAATTGATTCCCGATCTAGACAAAATTCATACTGCGGCTCACCAGTTATTGAGCCTGGTAAATGATATCGTCCATCTGGCCCAGCAACAGTTACAGCGGTTGACAACCCCAGATACTAATTCTCCACTACTTCTGGAACACCCAGCCACGGCGATCCTGCTGCGGAGCGCAACCACTACACTAGAAACGCTCGATCGAGAGTCTACCGTAACGCAATCACAGGGAGGGATGATTTTAGTAGTCGATGACAACCCGACCAATTGTGACTTACTCTCGCGCCAATTAAAACGGCAAGGTTATACAGTCACAACGGCGACTAATGCCCGTCAAGCCTTACGCCTGCTCAAAGCGATCTCTTATGACTTGATTTTGTTAGATGCGATCATGCCAGAAATTGATGGGCTGGAGTTACTCCAGCAGCTCAAACAGGACGATCGATTCAAGCACATTCCGGCGATCGTCATTTCGGCTCTAGAAACGATCGATGTTGCAGTTAAATGTATCGAACTCGGTGCCGAAGACTACTTGCAAAAGCCCTGCAATCCGATCTTACTCCAAGCCAGGATTGCTACCAGTTTAGAGAAAAAGCGACTGCGCGATCGGGAAATCCTCTACCGCCAACAAGTAGAACATCTGACCGCAACCGCCGCCGCGATCGAAGAACGCAACCGGATCGCCCGTGAGATTCACGACTCCTTAGGACATTCGCTGACGGCTTTAAACGTGCAGATGCAAGCTGCGGCAACCTTGTTGCTCACCGATCCGACTCAAGCCCACTCGTTTCTGACTCAAGCCCAGCGGTTGGGTAAAACTGCCATGCAAGAAGTCCGAGAATCGGTCAGAGCACTGCGAACAGACGAACGCACCGAACAGCCCTTCGCCGAAACGATCGCGGCTTTGGCAGAAGAGTTTCGGCAAGTTACAGGGATTACCCCGAACATTTGTCTTCGACTGACCCAACCTTTGTCTTTTTCCGTATCTAAAACCCTCTATCGGATCGTGCAAGAAACATTGACAAATATCTCCAAATATGCAGAGGCGACTCAGGTGCAAATTCACTCGATCGCCACCGAGCATCGGATCGACCTCAAGATTACCGATAACGGTCGCGGATTTAATGCTCACCAACAAACAACCGGATTTGGACTACAAGGAATGCAAGAACGAGTCGCCGCACTCAACGGCAAGTTTCACCTAACAACCTCACCAGGATCTGGCTGCCAAATCCAAGTCGAACTTCCCCTGTCGCTCAATTAAAGTCTAATATCCCATTCCTTTCCCCTTTCCCCTTTCCCCCTACCTCCTACCCCTATGATTGGCTTACTACTAGTAGACGACCAAAGTTTGATTTGCCAAGGCTTGGCAGCAATTCTCGATCGAGAAGACGATCTGCAAGTACTTGGATGTGCAGAAAATGGACGAGCGGCGATTTCTCAGGTCGAATCTTTGCAGCCAGATGTAGTCTTGATGGATATCCGAATGCCCATAATGACGGGGATTGAAGCGACGCGGCTGATTGTCGATCGATTTCCCACCGTCAAGGTATTAGTTCTGAGTACATTTGATGACGATCGTGATATTGCGCTATCGATGCGAGCAGGTGCCAACGGATATTTGCTCAAAGACATGCCTGCGCCAGAACTAGTTGGGGCGATTCGGTTAGTTCATCGTGGCTATACCCAAATGGCACCAGGACTGATGGAAAAGCTAGTCACAAATGTTGCCGATCCCGCCGATAGCATTCCTCCAGCCGAGCCAGCAGCCTTAAAACAAATACCAGCCAGAGAACGCGATGTCTTGCGGCTGATCGGGCAAGGCTGCACAAATCGCCAAATCGCCACTCAATTGAACCTCGCTGAAGGCACTGTCAAAACCTATGTGACTCATCTGCTCAACCGTTTGGCACTTAGCAATCGATCGCAACTGGCTATTTTTGCTAATTCGTTTTAGCTTTCTACGACAAACGCGATTTCTTCAAGAAATTGGGCTGGTGTCTCATTAGTGTAGCAGTTACTATAGTGGAGAGAGTTAGCTGTGCTGTAATTGTTATGAGTCTAATTGGAACTGCGATCGAAGTAATCAGAACTTCGGTGTTGTAATTTTATGGGATTCTTTGATACTGTCGCTAGATTGACAATAACGGAAGTTTTCAAGGCAGGTTTGGCTGAGGTGAATAGTCACCTGAATCCAGATGAGATGATAGTGCTGTTACAGCAAGCAGAAATAGCGGCAGATGAAGCACAACCAGAACTTGGTGGATTATTTCGGCGGATCGATCGTGATGGCGCGAATGGATATCAAAAGTTCCTAAAGTTTTTTCAGTCACGTTTGGTACAGAATGAGTTGCAGAGACCTTTTCAGAATGGTGGTAAGCCTAATGTAAAGATTCTAGTGGAGGTGTTTAAACGATCTGCATTCGAGCATCCCGAATCAGAGAATTACCTATCCGATTTGATGCCGTTGTGGATGGATGCGTTTGTTGAAAGCTATTTCGATCGCGTAGGAATTTGCTTTCAGGTGGCAAAGGAGCAATATCTGAAGCAATTGGCGCGGCGGGTAAATAAAGTAAAGTTTGTTGGAATGGCTGTGCCAGCAGGAGAGGTTGAAACGCAGAAGGGTTTAGTACAGATATTTGTCATGCCAGATGTGCGGGAAAAACGCAGTGGAGTAATAAATGACATAGATATTGATTATGGCTGTATTCTTGACTCTGCGCCCAAAGATTTGTCGAGCCAGGAATATCAAGAATTAAAGGGTTTTGTTCAACAGAAAAATTTACTCCAAGAACAAAAACAATGGGCACTGCGAGATCGATCTGCTGCGCGAGTTTCAGCTCCAAAAGTTCTGAATTTGGCTCAGAAAAAAGTAGTGTTACTAGGCGCACCAGGTTCTGGAAAAACCATGTTGTCTAGCTATTTTGCCTTAATGCTGTGTCAAAGTACTCCAACTGAGATTAGCTTGGATGTAAAGGTCGAGTTGCCTATTTTTATAAGAATTCGAGATTGGATTTCAAAACCTGAACAAGGATTGTTGAGTTATTTACGTTGGGATGCGGAAGCGAATTTATCCATCAACAATTTACCTTTGGGATTTTTTGAGCATTGGCTGGAGAGAGGGCAAGCATTAATTTTACTTGATGGGCTAGATGAGGTTGTAAATGAAGCCCAACAAAGTAAAGTGGTGGAAAAGATTGAGACATTTTTGCATCAATACCAGAACAATCCGGCGGTAATTACGTCACGTCCAGCAGGGTATCGAGAAGCTTTCAATCTCGATGAATTTCCCCACTATACGCTGGAATCCTTCGATGACAAGCAAGTGGCGACATTTATCGACCATTGGTATGACAGTCGGCTCAAGGATGATAAGGCGCAAGCAGAACGGCGGAAGGTTGATTTGCAGAAGGCATTTGCCAGAAATGATCGGATTCGACTGCTGGCTAGAAATCCATTGTTATTGACACTTATTACATTAATTCATCGTGATGGAGGTGAGTTACCTAAACAGCGTTACAAGCTCTACGAGAGAGCGGTGGAAATGTTGCTGATCCAGTGGGATTGTGCGAGAGATATCAAGCTCGATCCTAAGAATATTCTTTTCAAGTCAGAAGATTTATTGTATGTCTTAAAAAAAATAGCTTACTGGATTCATACTCAGGGCAGTATAGGGGAAACAGAAGGTGGCACACTCATTGACAAGGATGAGTTAATGCGGCAGTTACGAACAGAAATTAAGATGCTAAAAAAATGCGAATCGCATGAAGCAACGGCAGAAGCAAAAAGGTTTATCGATTTTATAAGAGAACGGACAGGTTTATTAAATGAACAAGGCATAGATTGCTATGCTTTCGTACATAAGACGTTTCAGGAATATCTAACAGCAGAGGAGATCTATGAGGCAGATGAATCGGGAGAGGATACAGAGATTATCGGGAGACATTTTCGGGAGTATGTACACGATCAACATTGGCGAGAAGTTTTGTTATTACTGGTGTCGAAGCTGAAAGGTAAGAAAGCACAAAATGCGATTCAGACTGTTTTGGATGCTAATAGCAAGTATGAACAGTGGTTACATCGAGATTTACTTTTTGCAGGTTGGTGTCTGACAGAAGATCCATCTAGATTGACAATGGTAGCGGCGGATTGGGTGGGGGAAATACTCGATCGATTGGTTGATTTAGAGGTTGAAAATTCCGATCGGATTGGTAG harbors:
- a CDS encoding cytochrome-c peroxidase; the encoded protein is MQLLNIDRRIQRWIYFAALIFGASLLVLFLQHRSSFQPSVTIPKQIEIALTGEPIQAIPQEIAINLPKVTLGEKLFQDVRLSTNNQKSCLSCHSFSLGGADGRSHSIGINGIPTEVNTPTVFNARFNFRLNWNGKYTNLSDHLDALMSNPKVMGVQWPAAIRSLEQVPEYRQLFDRVYPDGLTPTNIKDALVAYELSLNTPNARFDRFLLGDKQALTAAEIEGYRLFKANGCISCHQGVNVGGNMFQPFGIMSDYFAARGRMTPADLGRFNVTKNEADRHLFRVPSLRNVALTAPYFHDGSAKTLEEAIATMTKYQLGRTLPTEQIASIAKFLRTLTGEYRGKPL
- a CDS encoding DAHL domain-containing protein, whose amino-acid sequence is MRSVFYHKILAPLESTSRANRDRYSQLFLARGGYLLPLVLVVLVLLWVKSLAIDVDRHNQYLAHLRQIQTLDARIDRNVLQVRDGLLTYYDPIVNDLAQINRLQTDLQRAPSFVDADSRQELDRLLQTQRDLWQQKEESIFKFQSQNAVLINSLTYFPIAIADITKSTTAPALKERLNTLLRDILLFNLSTEKTLIPQIQREIAQISTTEGTTIKTVLSHAQIILNKRDRINDSVKLMMELPTAASSEKLAIAYNQRYQAAIDTTNNYRLWFYLLSIVLLGGIATWILLKIRAYAAATAQAEEKYRSIFENSVTGICQTTPDGRFLSANPGLAQIYGYESVAALMAHVTDIDRQIFVFPERRAELLRLLQTQGAVADFEAQVYRQDGTTIWTVENIRCVRDARGNLRYYEGTVTDINARKQAEAALQEAKLAAEVTNLAKSQFLANMSHELRTPLNAIIGYSEMSIEEITDLGIPSLVPDIQKIHGAGQHLLGLINNILDLSKVEAGKVELFLETFEIAPLLTEIAATMRPLVMKNHNTLVINCPPDLGSMHADITKLRQSLFNLLGNASKFTEHGTITLGAKREATGWLAFSVADTGIGMNPDQQAKLFQSFTQADASTTRKYGGTGLGLVITQQFCQIMGGEIQVASTAGTGTTFTIRLPDPVEPLSPEPASQNGHQQPNIITTLSTSVAGASTILTIDDDANARDLMQRFLIRSGYNAIAAASGAEGLRLAKEHLPAAILLDVKMPDLDGWGVLSRLKSDPDLADIPVMMVTIEGDRALSSALGAVDYLVKPVDYDRLMTLLEPYQTNSAPTSVMVVEDNSENREMICRQLTKAGWRVLAAQHGIEALALMQTEEPGVILLDLMMPEMDGFEFLRQLRQHPQWRSLPVIVLTAKDLTTEERQWLDSQTQRIYQKGAGNKQILDEIRTLIASHSSQRC
- a CDS encoding response regulator, with protein sequence MLQTRQVQHTLMAYLRHELCTPIDATIGYSAMLLEELQTQPDSIFVADLQKIHACSQQLLTLVTTILDPVQLEMSQIDGELSRFGAELRMELLTPLSTIIGYCEMLLEEAPAELIPDLDKIHTAAHQLLSLVNDIVHLAQQQLQRLTTPDTNSPLLLEHPATAILLRSATTTLETLDRESTVTQSQGGMILVVDDNPTNCDLLSRQLKRQGYTVTTATNARQALRLLKAISYDLILLDAIMPEIDGLELLQQLKQDDRFKHIPAIVISALETIDVAVKCIELGAEDYLQKPCNPILLQARIATSLEKKRLRDREILYRQQVEHLTATAAAIEERNRIAREIHDSLGHSLTALNVQMQAAATLLLTDPTQAHSFLTQAQRLGKTAMQEVRESVRALRTDERTEQPFAETIAALAEEFRQVTGITPNICLRLTQPLSFSVSKTLYRIVQETLTNISKYAEATQVQIHSIATEHRIDLKITDNGRGFNAHQQTTGFGLQGMQERVAALNGKFHLTTSPGSGCQIQVELPLSLN
- a CDS encoding response regulator; translation: MIGLLLVDDQSLICQGLAAILDREDDLQVLGCAENGRAAISQVESLQPDVVLMDIRMPIMTGIEATRLIVDRFPTVKVLVLSTFDDDRDIALSMRAGANGYLLKDMPAPELVGAIRLVHRGYTQMAPGLMEKLVTNVADPADSIPPAEPAALKQIPARERDVLRLIGQGCTNRQIATQLNLAEGTVKTYVTHLLNRLALSNRSQLAIFANSF
- a CDS encoding NACHT domain-containing protein → MGFFDTVARLTITEVFKAGLAEVNSHLNPDEMIVLLQQAEIAADEAQPELGGLFRRIDRDGANGYQKFLKFFQSRLVQNELQRPFQNGGKPNVKILVEVFKRSAFEHPESENYLSDLMPLWMDAFVESYFDRVGICFQVAKEQYLKQLARRVNKVKFVGMAVPAGEVETQKGLVQIFVMPDVREKRSGVINDIDIDYGCILDSAPKDLSSQEYQELKGFVQQKNLLQEQKQWALRDRSAARVSAPKVLNLAQKKVVLLGAPGSGKTMLSSYFALMLCQSTPTEISLDVKVELPIFIRIRDWISKPEQGLLSYLRWDAEANLSINNLPLGFFEHWLERGQALILLDGLDEVVNEAQQSKVVEKIETFLHQYQNNPAVITSRPAGYREAFNLDEFPHYTLESFDDKQVATFIDHWYDSRLKDDKAQAERRKVDLQKAFARNDRIRLLARNPLLLTLITLIHRDGGELPKQRYKLYERAVEMLLIQWDCARDIKLDPKNILFKSEDLLYVLKKIAYWIHTQGSIGETEGGTLIDKDELMRQLRTEIKMLKKCESHEATAEAKRFIDFIRERTGLLNEQGIDCYAFVHKTFQEYLTAEEIYEADESGEDTEIIGRHFREYVHDQHWREVLLLLVSKLKGKKAQNAIQTVLDANSKYEQWLHRDLLFAGWCLTEDPSRLTMVAADWVGEILDRLVDLEVENSDRIGSRIRSEVEKILYCFGETNSEVDVWEKLQAKGDRIDRFQR